GGAGCAACGGCGTTTAAGTCCTTTCAGAAGATCACCCTGCCGCTCATTCGCCCCATTCTGGTGTATGTGCTGGTCACCTCGCTGATCGGCGGGATTCAGATGTTCGATGTGCCGCAGATTCTGACCAACGGCAATGGCAATCCCAACCGCACGAGCCTGACTCTGGTGATGTACCTGAATAAGCACCTGTTCAGTGAAAACGTGGGAATGGCGGGCGCTGTTTCGGTTGTGCTGTTCGTGGTTTCCGCAGTGCTGAGCGTCATTGTGTTCTTCAGTATCCGTGAGAAAAAACAGCCGAAGGGAGAGAACGGGGGATGAAAGACAACGCTGCGGAAAAAAATCTGGGTCTGCTGCGCCTGCGGCGTGGTATGGCATATCTGATTCTCATTTTTCTGATCTTCCTGTCCCTGTTTTCGTTCTATATTCTTTTTGTCAATGCCACGCGCTCCCACCCGGATATTCAGAAGGGGTTTTCCTTTCTGCCGGGCGGCTCTCTGGGGGCTAATTTTAACAACCTGATGCACAATGCGAACCTGCCGGTGTTCTCCGGCCTGATGAACAGCCTTCTGGTGGCGTCGCTGTCGGCACTGTTTGCCACCTATTTTTCCACTATGACGGCGTTTGGAATTCATGCGTATCGGTTTCGGCTGAATCAGGCCGCCTTTTCGATGATTCTGATGGTGATGATGGTTCCCACGCAGGTTACGGCTCTTGGGTTTGTTCGATTGATGGCGAGCATGGGGTTTAAGAATTCCTTTATTCCTCTGACGGTTCCGGCAATTGCCTCACCCATTGTGTTCTTTTTTATGATACAGTACATGAAAAGCTCTTTGCCACTGGAGGTCATCGAAGCCGCGCGCATCGACGGAGCGGGCGAGCTCTACGCCTTTAACCGCATTGTGATCCCCATGATGAAGCCGGCCATTGCGGTGCAGGCGATTTTCACCTTCGTCAGCTCCTGGAACAATTACTTTCTGCCGGCATTGATTCTTGATACCAAAAAGAAGCTGACCATGCCGATTTTGATTGCACAGCTGCGCAGCGCCGATTTTATGAAGTTTGACATGGGTCAGGTTTACCTGCTGATCGCACTGGCAATTTTTCCGGTGATGATTGTATATCTTTGCCTTTCCAAGTTTATTGTGCGCGGCGTCGCTTTGGGCAGCGTAAAAGGCTGATTTCGTTTTCCTCCAAATCATGATATTGCTCCGGTGCTTCCCACACCGGAACAAAAAACAGGACAGTCCACGCAGCTTGCGCGGGCTGTCCTGTTTTGATGCAACGAAAGGCCTCCGAACGAATTTTGTCCGGAGGTCGCTTCGCTTTTTTATGAGGTTGCAAGGCCCCGCGTATGAGGGGCACGTAGCAATTACATTACTTTACGCCGAACAGCAGCTCGCCGTAAGTCGGGAAAGGCCAGTAGGTTCTGCCCACCAGAAGCTCCATTTCGTCCGCAATTGCGCGGGCCGCTTCCATGCGAGACAGCACTTCCTCGCGGTAGTACCTGGCTTCCTTGAGGAAATCGCCGGATTCATCTGTATGGTCAACGCTGCCCTGCAGACTGTCGGCCATTTCAAACAGTTTTGCGGAAAGAACGCTGAGCTTTTCAATCTGTGCCTTTTCCAAAGCGCTGTCGATTCCAAGGTTCTTCTTGTTAATCGCCTGTGCGCTCAGGTCGCCGGTGAAGGAGCTGACGGCCGGTAGAATATCCTTGTGGATCATTTCCAGCATCGTCAAGGCTTCGATATGAACCTGCTTGATGTATTTCTCCAAAATGATCTCATAACGGGATTTCAATTCGGTTTCCGTCAATACGCCCTGGCGCTCGAACAGCTCGATGTTTTCTTTGCGGGGGTAGTAAGCCAGTGCTTCGGGTGTGCTCTTCAGATTCAGCAGACCGCGACGCCCGGCTTCCTCAACCCACTCTGCGGAATAGTTGTTGCCGTTAAAGACAATCCGCTTGTTCGCTTTGAGCGTCTTGCGGATCAGCTCGGGCAGCGCTTCGGAGAAGTTATCCGCTTTCTCCAGTTCGTCCGCGAAGCCTGCCAGCACCTCTGCGATCGTGGTGTTCAGCACAATGTTGATGCCCGCAATCGAGCTGGAGGAACCCTGCATGCGGAATTCAAACTTGTTGCCGGTAAACGCCATGGGAGAGGTGCGGTTACGGTCGGTGGAATCCTTACGGATCGGGGGGAGTACATCCGCACCGATTTTCACGAACCGGCGGCCCTTGGCCTTATATTCAGTACCGTCTTCAATGGCAGCCAGAACATTTTCCAGTTCTTCACCGATGAAGATGGAGACAATAGCGGGAGGTGCTTCGTTACCGCCCAGGCGATGGTCGTTGCCGGCATCCGCTACGGCAATGCGCAGCAGATCCTGATGCTCGTCGACCGCCTTGATGATCGCCGTGAGGAACAGCAGGAACTGGGCGTTCTCTCTCGGGGAATCGCCGGGATCCAGCAGATTCATGCCGGTATCGGTGGCGATGGAGTAGTTGTTGTGCTTGCCGCTGCCGTTGATGCGGGCAAACGGTTTTTCATGCAGCAGGCAGGTCAGCCCGTGGCGGGCGGCAACCTTCTTCATCACTTCCATCGTCAGCTGGTTCTGGTCGGTAGCCAGGCTGCAGACGGAGAAGATAGGGGCCATTTCATGCTGGGCCGGAGCAACCTCGTTATGCTTGGTTTTGCTCAGAACGCCGAGCTTCCAGAGTTCTTCGTCCATCTCCTGCATGAACTCACCAACGGTTACCTTCAGCTCGCCGAAGTAGTGGTCATCCAGCTCCTGACCCTTGGGCGGCTTTGCGCCGAACAGGGTGCGGCCGGTGTATACAAGGTCTTCTCTTTTCAAGAACATCTCTTCCGGAACGAGGAAGTACTCCTGCTCGGGGCCGACGGTAACGGTAGTATGCTTCACGTCATCATGGCCGAACAGCTTCAGAACACGCAGAACCTGCTTGTTCAAAGCGGACATTGAGCGCAGCAGCGGCGCTTTTTTGTCCAGAGCCTCTCCGCCGTAGGAGCAGAATACGGTAGGAATATACAGGGAGCCGTCTTTGACAAATGCGTCAGAGGTCGGGTCCCACGCGGTGTAGCCGCGGGCTTCGAAGGTGGCGCGAATGCCGCCGTTCGGGAAGCTGGACGCATCCGGTTCGCCCTGAATCAGCTCTTTGCCGGAGAATTCCATAATCACCGTGCCGTCGCCGGTGGGGCTGATGAACCCGTCGTGTTTACCGGCGGTAATGCCTGTCATAGGCTGGAACCAATGGGTAAAATGTGTTGCACCATTTTCTATAGCCCAGTTTTTCATGGCGTTTGCAACAACATTCGCCACTTGAGCATCAAGAGGAATCCCCTCATCTCTTGTCTTCTTTAATGCCTTGTAAGTATCCTTGGGCAATTTGTCTCTCATAACGCTTTCGTTAAATACAAAGCTTCCAAAAATTTCCGGAATCTTACTCATACGGCTGCCTCCTTTAGGGTTTATAAACAGAAAAAAACGCTGCGGGTGTCCTAAGAACCCACAGCGCCATTACTGTTTTCACACAAGTATTATAGCAAACGGATTACTAGCTGTCAATGCTCCGCACTAAAAAAGTATTCGCTATCAGAGCGAAATTTATGCCCCTAAAATTTAATTTTTTGGTGGTTTGCACGATTGTGCAGCACGTTTTTAAGTGCAGACATGGAAGGGCGTACCGTTTGAATGTTATCGCCATCTTATGCAGTAACAAGAAAAAAGTTCTAAAAGCGAAACAGACTTCGTTTGTTGTTTTACAGGAAAGAATGGTTTACATTCCCATAAAATTCCTCTACAATAAGATCATTCGTATGTTCGGGTGCCGGAACACAGGCCCCGATAGTGTGGTCGCCGCAAGAGGCAGAAAGACAAATGCGCATGAAAATACCCTTTTTAAACGGAAGCGTCGGCGAACGGCGCGACATGATTTTGTATAGCAGCATCCCCAAAACGCTGATGCTGCTCGCAATGCCATCGCTGATGATGGGACTGGTGCAGTCCATGATGCCGCTGTCAGACGGGCTGTTTATCAATAATATTGCAGGGCCGTTTGTCGCCAGCTCAGTCACCTACTGCCTGCCAATCCTCAATATGGTGATCGCGCTGTCGCAGGGGCTTGGCTCAGCGGGTATGGCGGTGATCGGTCAGGCAAACGGCCGCGGTGATTTTGCGCGGGGGAGAAAGATCTCTTCACAACTGATTCTGCTGGCGTTCCTGCTCGGCATCGCGTCTATTCCGGCAATGATTTTGCTGGCTTTTCCGATCTCGGCGATCGTCACAAAAGAAATATCGGACATTGTCTGGCTTTATCTTGTGCTCAATTCGTTCGCAATGCCGTTCTATTTTATGGAGGCGGTGTACAACGCCGTCAAGAATGCCGCCGGTCAGCCTGAGGCAACCTTCGTCCGCATGCTTCTTCTTCTGCTGCTAAAGATTTTGTTTAATTTTCTTTTTATCTATCTGTTTCCCCTCGGTATTGTCGGTTGTGTCCTTTCTTCGGTGCTGTCAAACGTGATTGTCTGTGTCATTATGTTTTATGAGCTGTTTATCCGGGAGTCGGAGGAGAGACTGGAATGGCCGGGCTTTCATCTTGACCGCGAAATTGCCGCTGATTTAATGCGGATTGGTCTGCCGACGATGCTGTCGAGCGTGACGATGAACCTGGGTTTTTATCTGATTAATAACGAGGTGCAAAAATACGGTGCAATCGTTTTAAACGGCCAAGGGATCGCCAGCAACATTACGAGCATTTGTTTTGCGATGACTGGCGCGTTCGGCCCAACCGTAACGACGATGGTTAGCATGAATATGGGCGCGGGGAAGAAGAATCGTGCCCGCAGCAGTATGTGGATTGCCTGCGTATTCAGTGCGCTGACCGCCGCGGTGCTGATCGCGTTGATTGTTCCCTTTGTCGGGCCTCTGACCGCGCTGTTTACCCGCAACCCGCAGGTGCTGGAAATGGCCCGTACCTCCCTGCATATTTATATTTACTCCGTTGTTGGTTTTGGTGTTTGCATGGTGCAGCAGGGCGCGTTTATCGGCCTGGGGCGCACGCGTATCCCATTGGTGATCAGTATTCTGCGCATCTGGTTTCTGCGCTACCTGTTCATTCTGGCTACGGAGAAGTACCTCGGCGTGCTTTCCGTGTTTTGGGGAAATCTGTTCTCAAACCTGATGGCGGCCCTGATCATCACGCTGATGGTGTTGCGCATGCCGTGGGAATCGGTTCTGCCCAATCGTGACCCTACACCGCCGAAAGAAAAGGAATAAAGGCAGGCAATTTTTTCAATAAAGAGGAAGATACAGAAAAACCTCGCGTCACCGTGACGCGGGGTTTTTCTGTATCTTTTTTTTGAATCGCTGAAATGGCCGTAAACCTGCGGCTACTTATGATTTTTTATCAATTTGTTAACCTCTTCCTCCAGCATCTCGCAGAAAGCTTTAATGTAAAAGGGCTGTCGGATATCCTTATGCCAGATTAGCTCGATGCGCAGAGGATAGTGGAAGTTTTTTACAGGGAAGATGTGAACGTATTTGTCTGGATCGCACTTGGTATTGTACTCGTAAATACGCAGAGACAGCATTTCAGGAATCAAGGCGGCACACAAACCAGATGCGCACAAAAAGATATGCGTGTCGCAGTCGCTGATGTGATAGGGTGTGTTCGAAAGGTGGATTCCGTAGTCTTTCAAATGCTGCTGAATCATCAGGTTGACGGCTCCGGTTTCGTAATATAACGAAAAAGGAACTTCTGAAAAGCGCGAAAGATCTGCGCCTTGTTCAAATTCCTTCATTTCTTTGCTGCCAAAATGCTGCTGAAACAGGTTCTCATTAATGATTAGGTACATCTGATCATTAGCCAAAGGCATGGTGTGAAACACCGGGTTCAGGGAGGCGTTGGCCCCCAGAAATAAATCAATTGTGCCGTCCAGCAGCTTTTCTTCCAGAATCACTGTGTCGTTTACATAAAAAGAAACGTTCACCTTGGGGAAATGCTCATAATAGCGTTTGAGCATAAGCGGCAAAATAATCTGAGCGCGTGAGGTGCTCATTCCAACAGTAAAGGAGCCCTTGCGCCCGTCAGCGATTTCTTGGATGTTGCGCTCCATGTTGTTCTCTAAAATATGCACGCTGCGCAAGGCCCTGAGCATGGTTTCTCCCGCTTCCGTCAGACGCAGGTTTGGCTTTCGCTCGAATAGTGTTACCTCGTATTCGTCCTCCAGCCGTTTAATGTGGTCGCTAACGCATTGCTGTGTTACATAGGCGCGTTTTGCCGCCCTGCTGATGCTTAGCTCCTCAGCCGTCAGGAGAAAAATCTTAAAACTTTGTTTCATTATGCATTCCCTTTCGCCGGTGCAACATGCCTTTTCATGCACAAGTAATTACTTGTATATAAGCGATTTATTCTTGTGTATTATTTTAGTAACGATTTGCATTTAAGCGTTTTTCTCTGAAAATTAACACTATTATAGCTTGAGATGCTAGATGCTGCAAGCTTTTTTCTTTTTAATCCAAAAATATGATTATTTAATTTAAAACCTGTTTTCACAAGTCGCAGTTTTCCATTCAATGTAAAAATACTTGTTTTTCAAATTGACCGTACCATGCTACAATTTTATCAATGAAGCTTCATGAAACGGATAGAAAATTGTGATATCGGGGGACTTTTTTTATGGAATACAATCAACGAAAGGCGACGGAGCTGCTGGAGGACGGCTATGACCTTCATGTTCACAGCGCCCCTTCTCACATCAAACGAATACTGGATGACGTAGAGGTATTGCAGCAGGCGAGTGAAGCAAAAATGGCCGGTATTTTAATCAAGAACCATTATGAATCTACCGCTGCGCGGGCCGCACTTCTGAACAAGCGAAGTGGTCTTGCGACTAGAGCCTATGGAGGAATTGTACTGAACTGGCCGGCCGGAGGGCTGAATCCATATGCCGCCGAAAGCGCGCTGAAACTGGGAGGTAGTTTTGTGTGGCTGCCGACCCGGGATGCAGCCAACTGCCTGACGTACGGAAACATGCCGGGTGACTTTTTTGACAGACCAGGAATTAGCATTCTGGATGAAAATGAAAAGCTTCTGCCGGCTGTTTACGAGGTGTTAGAGGTAGTAAGGCGGTATAATGCCGTGTTTGCTACCGGCCATGTTAGCCCTAGAGAATCGGTCATTGTTTGTAAGGCGGCGCGCCAGATGGGAGTGCGCACAGTTTTGACGCACCCGGAATGGGAACGCACTGTCATCTCTGGAGAAGTGCAGGCGCAGCTCGCCGAGCTGGGAGTAATGATTGAAAAAGACTGGATCAATGTTGCAGACGGTACCTGCTCCATAGAAACGATGATGCGCAATATTCGTCTGGTAGGCTGTGAGCATGTATTTATCGCAACAGACAGGGGACAAATGGGAAAAGAGACCCCACGGGAAGGAATGCTGCATTTCATTGAATTGCTGCTAGAACAGGGCTTTTCAGACCGAGAAATCAAAACTATGGTTCATTCTGTTCCGCAATCGCTTCTGGCCTAAAGGAACAGGGGCGACAAAAAATTGGCTTAAACTACAGAGAAAGAATGCTAAATGTGGACAAGGGCTTTAAAATAAGGGGGTGGGGCGAGAAAAAGAAATGATTCACGGCAGTAAAGCTGCCGGCGATTTTTAAAGTAGCGGAAAAAAGATTTTTGATTCAGAAAAACAGCTAGGGGTGAAGAAATGAGCAAAAATTTGGTTGATCAGGAAAACGATGTCCGCAGTCAGTCTGCCGATGTCGAGGAAAACGGCGAAACAGCTCAAGCGGGTGGAAACAACTTATGGGTGAAGCTGAAGGGCCTTCTGGGGACGGGACAACAGTCGGCTCTATTGGGAGCGGCGTTTCTGATGTTTACGTCGGCAATTGGTCCGGGCTTTTTGATGCAGACGACTACTTTTACGGAACAATACCGGGAATCATTTGGATTTGTCATTCTGGTGGTGACGTTTATTTCGATTTTCGCGCAGCTGAACATATGGCAAATCATTGCCGCCAGCAGGCTTCGCGCTCAGGATGTGGCAAACAAGGTGTTGCCGGGTCTTGGCCATGTCATTGCGTTTTTTGTATCGTTCGGTGGGTTAGCGTTCTGTCTGGCACATAACGCAGCATCCGCTCTGGCAATGAATATCTTGTTCGGACTTGATTACAAGTATGGTTCGCTTGTGATCGGGGTGATCGGAATCGTCGTGTTTACATATAAAAGCATCGGCGTGGTGGTAGATAAATTCTGCGAGATAACCGGACTTTTTATGCTGGTCACGCTTATTTATCTTGGTATTGCTAGCCATCCGCCGGTAGGCCTCGCAATACAATCGACCTTTATGCCCAAAGAGCTGCCCTTATTCCCTGTCGTTACCCTCATCGGCGGAACAGTCGGAGGATTTATCTGTTTTTCAGGCGGACACCGGCTTGTAGACGCAGGCGTTGTTGGCCAGAAAAATTTGAGAAAAGTTGGCGGCTATGCAACACTTGCCATTGTTCTTACCACCATTGTAAGAGTCATGCTGTTCCTTGCCGCGCTGAGCGCCGTCGTGTCCGGATTTAAACTGGATCCTTCCAACCCCGCGGCATCAGTTTTCTCATTTGTAATGGGCCCCGTGGGAGCTATTCTCTTCGCCGTCCTGATTTTCTCGGAAGCACTGAATTCTTTAGTCGGAGCGGCATACACCTCCGTGTCCTTCCTCAAGACCCTTTCTAAAACAATTAATAACCATGAAAGAGGTTCTATTGTAGCTTTTATTGCGCTTTCTACCGTTCTTTTTGAATTTATCGGTCAGCCGGTCAAGGTGATGATTCTTTCCGGCACACTGAATGCACTCATTCTG
Above is a window of Faecalispora anaeroviscerum DNA encoding:
- a CDS encoding carbohydrate ABC transporter permease, which translates into the protein MKDNAAEKNLGLLRLRRGMAYLILIFLIFLSLFSFYILFVNATRSHPDIQKGFSFLPGGSLGANFNNLMHNANLPVFSGLMNSLLVASLSALFATYFSTMTAFGIHAYRFRLNQAAFSMILMVMMVPTQVTALGFVRLMASMGFKNSFIPLTVPAIASPIVFFFMIQYMKSSLPLEVIEAARIDGAGELYAFNRIVIPMMKPAIAVQAIFTFVSSWNNYFLPALILDTKKKLTMPILIAQLRSADFMKFDMGQVYLLIALAIFPVMIVYLCLSKFIVRGVALGSVKG
- a CDS encoding glutamine synthetase III family protein, translating into MSKIPEIFGSFVFNESVMRDKLPKDTYKALKKTRDEGIPLDAQVANVVANAMKNWAIENGATHFTHWFQPMTGITAGKHDGFISPTGDGTVIMEFSGKELIQGEPDASSFPNGGIRATFEARGYTAWDPTSDAFVKDGSLYIPTVFCSYGGEALDKKAPLLRSMSALNKQVLRVLKLFGHDDVKHTTVTVGPEQEYFLVPEEMFLKREDLVYTGRTLFGAKPPKGQELDDHYFGELKVTVGEFMQEMDEELWKLGVLSKTKHNEVAPAQHEMAPIFSVCSLATDQNQLTMEVMKKVAARHGLTCLLHEKPFARINGSGKHNNYSIATDTGMNLLDPGDSPRENAQFLLFLTAIIKAVDEHQDLLRIAVADAGNDHRLGGNEAPPAIVSIFIGEELENVLAAIEDGTEYKAKGRRFVKIGADVLPPIRKDSTDRNRTSPMAFTGNKFEFRMQGSSSSIAGINIVLNTTIAEVLAGFADELEKADNFSEALPELIRKTLKANKRIVFNGNNYSAEWVEEAGRRGLLNLKSTPEALAYYPRKENIELFERQGVLTETELKSRYEIILEKYIKQVHIEALTMLEMIHKDILPAVSSFTGDLSAQAINKKNLGIDSALEKAQIEKLSVLSAKLFEMADSLQGSVDHTDESGDFLKEARYYREEVLSRMEAARAIADEMELLVGRTYWPFPTYGELLFGVK
- a CDS encoding NRAMP family divalent metal transporter — its product is MSKNLVDQENDVRSQSADVEENGETAQAGGNNLWVKLKGLLGTGQQSALLGAAFLMFTSAIGPGFLMQTTTFTEQYRESFGFVILVVTFISIFAQLNIWQIIAASRLRAQDVANKVLPGLGHVIAFFVSFGGLAFCLAHNAASALAMNILFGLDYKYGSLVIGVIGIVVFTYKSIGVVVDKFCEITGLFMLVTLIYLGIASHPPVGLAIQSTFMPKELPLFPVVTLIGGTVGGFICFSGGHRLVDAGVVGQKNLRKVGGYATLAIVLTTIVRVMLFLAALSAVVSGFKLDPSNPAASVFSFVMGPVGAILFAVLIFSEALNSLVGAAYTSVSFLKTLSKTINNHERGSIVAFIALSTVLFEFIGQPVKVMILSGTLNALILPLALGAMLIAAHRKDIVGDYKHSKIMTVMGWVVVAIASYMAIRSFTGIPAMWLD
- a CDS encoding LysR family transcriptional regulator; translation: MKQSFKIFLLTAEELSISRAAKRAYVTQQCVSDHIKRLEDEYEVTLFERKPNLRLTEAGETMLRALRSVHILENNMERNIQEIADGRKGSFTVGMSTSRAQIILPLMLKRYYEHFPKVNVSFYVNDTVILEEKLLDGTIDLFLGANASLNPVFHTMPLANDQMYLIINENLFQQHFGSKEMKEFEQGADLSRFSEVPFSLYYETGAVNLMIQQHLKDYGIHLSNTPYHISDCDTHIFLCASGLCAALIPEMLSLRIYEYNTKCDPDKYVHIFPVKNFHYPLRIELIWHKDIRQPFYIKAFCEMLEEEVNKLIKNHK
- a CDS encoding MATE family efflux transporter, with the translated sequence MRMKIPFLNGSVGERRDMILYSSIPKTLMLLAMPSLMMGLVQSMMPLSDGLFINNIAGPFVASSVTYCLPILNMVIALSQGLGSAGMAVIGQANGRGDFARGRKISSQLILLAFLLGIASIPAMILLAFPISAIVTKEISDIVWLYLVLNSFAMPFYFMEAVYNAVKNAAGQPEATFVRMLLLLLLKILFNFLFIYLFPLGIVGCVLSSVLSNVIVCVIMFYELFIRESEERLEWPGFHLDREIAADLMRIGLPTMLSSVTMNLGFYLINNEVQKYGAIVLNGQGIASNITSICFAMTGAFGPTVTTMVSMNMGAGKKNRARSSMWIACVFSALTAAVLIALIVPFVGPLTALFTRNPQVLEMARTSLHIYIYSVVGFGVCMVQQGAFIGLGRTRIPLVISILRIWFLRYLFILATEKYLGVLSVFWGNLFSNLMAALIITLMVLRMPWESVLPNRDPTPPKEKE
- a CDS encoding DUF6282 family protein, whose translation is MEYNQRKATELLEDGYDLHVHSAPSHIKRILDDVEVLQQASEAKMAGILIKNHYESTAARAALLNKRSGLATRAYGGIVLNWPAGGLNPYAAESALKLGGSFVWLPTRDAANCLTYGNMPGDFFDRPGISILDENEKLLPAVYEVLEVVRRYNAVFATGHVSPRESVIVCKAARQMGVRTVLTHPEWERTVISGEVQAQLAELGVMIEKDWINVADGTCSIETMMRNIRLVGCEHVFIATDRGQMGKETPREGMLHFIELLLEQGFSDREIKTMVHSVPQSLLA